A genomic window from Nicotiana sylvestris chromosome 11, ASM39365v2, whole genome shotgun sequence includes:
- the LOC104221188 gene encoding V-type proton ATPase subunit c2, which translates to MASTFSGDETAPFFGFLGAAAALVFSCMGAAYGTAKSGVGVASMGVMRPELVMKSIVPVVMAGVLGIYGLIIAVIISTGINPKTKSYYLFDGYAHLSSGLACGLAGLSAGMAIGIVGDAGVRANAQQPKLFVGMILILIFAEALALYGLIVGIILSSRAGQSRAE; encoded by the exons ATGGCGTCGACTTTCAGCGGCGATGAAACGGCTCCCTTCTTCGGCTTCCTCGGCGCTGCCGCTGCCTTAGTCTTCTCCT GTATGGGGGCAGCTTATGGTACTGCTAAGAGTGGGGTAGGAGTGGCATCTATGGGTGTGATGAGGCCAGAGCTAGTGATGAAGTCTATTGTGCCCGTGGTTATGGCTGGAGTTTTGGGTATTTACGGATTGATTATAGCTGTGATTATCAGTACTGGCATTAACCCAAAAACCAAGTCTTATTATCTTTTTGATGGCTATGCTCACCTTTCTTCTGGTCTTGCTTGTGGCCTTGCTGGCCTTTCTGCTGGTATGGCCATCGGAATCGTTGGTGATGCTGGTGTTAG AGCTAATGCGCAACAGCCAAAGCTCTTTGTTGGGATGATTCTGATTCTTATTTTCGCTGAAGCCCTGGCTCTTTATGGCCTTATTGTTGGCATCATTCTCTCTTCTCGTGCTGGCCAGTCCAGAGCAGAGTAG